A window of the Lactuca sativa cultivar Salinas chromosome 7, Lsat_Salinas_v11, whole genome shotgun sequence genome harbors these coding sequences:
- the LOC111879807 gene encoding transmembrane 9 superfamily member 11: MDFFDKFKIWGLLICLISQFAHGFYLPGSYPHKYVIGDPLSVKVNSLTSIDTEIPYSYYSLPFCKPPEGVKDSAENLGELLMGDRIENSPYKFKMYTNDTQIFLCQTKPLSSEEYKLLTNRIDEIYQVNLILDNLPAIRYTKRDTYYLRWTGYPIGIKVQDAYYVFNHLKFTVLVHKYEETNVASVMGTGDAAEAIPVGKPESDIPGYMVVGFEVTPCSVKHNPESLKNLKTYDNYPSTISCEENTVNMAIKENEPIAFTYDVTFVESDIKWPSRWDAYLKMEGAKVHWFSILNSLMVITFLAGIVLVIFLRTVRRDLTHYEELDKEAQAQMNEELSGWKLVVADVFRAPDNPALLCVMVGDGVQILGMAVVTIMFAALGFMSPASRGTLVTGMLIFYMILGILAGYVAIRMWRTIFCGDHKGWVSVSWKVACFFPGIAFSILFVLNFLLWGSHSTGAIPFSLFVILILLWFCISVPLTFVGGYFGAKANHIEYPVRTNQIPREIPSQKYPSWLLVLGAGTLPFGTLFIELFFIMSSIWMGRVYYVFGFLFVVLILLVVVCAEVSLVLTYMHLCVEDWKWWWKSFFASGSVALYIFLYSINYLIFDLKSLSGPVSATLYLGYSLLMVLAVMLATGTVGFLSSFWFVHYLFSSVKLD; the protein is encoded by the coding sequence ATGGATTTTTTCGATAAATTCAAGATCTGGGGTTTGTTGATCTGTTTGATATCTCAATTCGCCCATGGATTTTACCTCCCTGGTAGTTACCCTCACAAATACGTCATAGGCGATCCATTATCCGTAAAAGTCAACTCTTTGACTTCAATCGATACAGAAATCCCTTACAGTTACTACAGCTTACCCTTCTGCAAACCCCCAGAAGGTGTAAAAGACAGTGCTGAAAACCTCGGTGAACTTCTAATGGGTGATCGGATTGAAAACTCACCATATAAGTTCAAAATGTACACAAACGACACCCAAATCTTTCTTTGCCAAACGAAACCATTATCCAGTGAAGAATACAAGCTCTTAACAAACCGGATCGATGAGATTTACCAAGTCAATCTAATCCTTGATAACTTACCAGCCATTCGTTACACCAAAAGAGACACTTACTACCTAAGATGGACAGGTTACCCAATTGGAATCAAAGTTCAAGACGCATATTACGTGTTTAATCACTTAAAGTTCACAGTCTTGGTTCATAAATACGAAGAAACAAATGTCGCTAGTGTCATGGGAACCGGTGATGCCGCTGAAGCGATTCCGGTCGGGAAACCGGAATCCGACATTCCGGGGTACATGGTTGTCGGATTCGAAGTAACTCCTTGTAGTGTCAAACACAACCCCGAATCCCTAAAGAATTTAAAAACTTACGATAACTACCCCTCCACGATTTCTTGTGAAGAGAACACAGTCAACATGGCTATAAAGGAAAACGAGCCGATAGCATTCACATACGATGTCACATTCGTGGAAAGCGACATCAAATGGCCATCAAGATGGGACGCGTATTTGAAAATGGAAGGAGCAAAAGTCCATTGGTTTTCAATCTTGAATTCCCTCATGGTGATTACGTTTCTAGCCGGAATTGTTTTGGTAATCTTTTTGAGAACTGTTCGACGCGATTTAACACACTACGAAGAACTCGATAAAGAAGCGCAAGCGCAGATGAACGAGGAATTATCCGGATGGAAGCTCGTCGTAGCCGACGTGTTCCGCGCCCCGGACAATCCCGCGCTCCTCTGCGTAATGGTCGGAGACGGTGTTCAAATCCTTGGAATGGCGGTCGTCACCATCATGTTTGCCGCTTTGGGATTCATGTCTCCCGCGAGCCGCGGAACTTTAGTCACCGGAATGTTGATTTTCTACATGATACTTGGGATTCTCGCCGGATACGTCGCCATCCGTATGTGGCGGACGATATTCTGCGGCGATCACAAAGGATGGGTATCCGTGTCATGGAAAGTCGCGTGTTTTTTCCCGGGAATCGCGTTTTCCATTCTTTTCGTTTTAAACTTCCTCCTATGGGGATCCCATTCCACCGGCGCGATTCCATTCTCGTTGTTCGTAATCCTAATCCTTTTATGGTTTTGCATTTCCGTTCCTTTAACTTTCGTCGGCGGTTACTTCGGCGCAAAAGCGAACCACATCGAGTACCCCGTACGCACAAACCAAATCCCGCGTGAAATCCCATCCCAAAAATACCCTTCGTGGCTACTTGTCCTTGGCGCGGGGACTCTACCCTTTGGTACCCTTTTCATCGAACTTTTTTTCATCATGTCGAGTATTTGGATGGGGCGCGTGTACTACGTGTTTGGGTTTTTGTTTGTGGTTTTGATTCTTTTGGTGGTGGTGTGTGCGGAGGTGTCGTTGGTGTTGACATACATGCATCTTTGTGTTGAGGATTGGAAGTGGTGGTGGAAGTCTTTCTTTGCTTCGGGTTCGGTGGCGTTATATATCTTCTTGTACTCGATTAACTATTTGATTTTTGATTTGAAGAGTTTGAGTGGGCCCGTGTCGGCTACACTTTACTTGGGGTACTCGTTGTTGATGGTTCTAGCCGTGATGTTAGCCACGGGAACCGTTGGGTTCCTTTCGTCCTTTTGGTTCGTGCATTACTTGTTCTCATCGGTGAAGCTTGATTAA